In one window of uncultured Desulfovibrio sp. DNA:
- the hyfE gene encoding hydrogenase 4 membrane subunit: MLSSSIIINNLAGLLVVTSLMVVTCKKATTSALLYAVQSAVLVLSFIALGGLMQAHELYTWAGTAVLTKVILVPLIMYKALGKMSDPEAQGMVIPTSVVVILSAVLLLLCHFVVSTVQVPIITQHGLEPVLAVSLGHFMIGVMCIVVQRNIIKQIFGYCLMENGAHMTLALLANQAPHLVEIGISTDAIFAVIIMVYMVRRIFTTMNTLRAHDLSALKG, from the coding sequence ATGTTGAGTTCAAGCATAATCATCAACAATCTCGCGGGGCTTCTGGTGGTCACATCCCTGATGGTGGTCACCTGCAAAAAAGCCACAACATCCGCCTTGCTGTACGCCGTGCAGTCTGCCGTGCTGGTGCTCTCGTTCATAGCGCTGGGCGGCCTGATGCAGGCGCACGAACTGTACACCTGGGCCGGAACCGCTGTTCTGACCAAGGTCATCCTTGTGCCGCTGATAATGTACAAGGCCCTCGGCAAGATGAGCGACCCTGAAGCGCAGGGAATGGTCATTCCCACATCTGTGGTCGTCATACTGTCAGCCGTTCTGCTGCTCTTGTGCCACTTTGTGGTGAGCACGGTTCAGGTGCCCATCATCACCCAGCACGGGCTTGAGCCTGTGCTGGCCGTATCGCTTGGTCACTTCATGATCGGTGTTATGTGTATTGTGGTGCAGCGCAACATCATCAAGCAGATATTCGGTTATTGTCTGATGGAAAACGGCGCGCACATGACCCTGGCCCTGCTGGCCAACCAGGCCCCGCATCTTGTGGAAATAGGCATTTCCACAGACGCCATCTTCGCGGTTATCATCATGGTTTACATGGTGCGCCGCATCTTCACCACCATGAACACGCTGCGCGCGCATGATCTTTCCGCGCTGAAGGGGTGA